In Numenius arquata chromosome 37, bNumArq3.hap1.1, whole genome shotgun sequence, a single genomic region encodes these proteins:
- the LOC141476516 gene encoding olfactory receptor 14J1-like has protein sequence MSNHSSITEFLLLAFADRRELQLLHFWLFLAIYLAALLGNGLIIGAVACDHRLHTPMYFFLLNLSLLDLGSISTTVPKSMANSLRDTRVISYYRCAAQVFWFLFFVSSEYYLLTVMAYDRYVAICKPLHYGTLVDTRACAKMAAAACGGGFLNAVLHTGNTFSIPFCQDNAVDQFYCEIPQLLRLSCSHSYVRKAGFTVVSLSVACGCFLFLVLSYVQIFRAVLRIPSEQGRHKAFSTCLPHLAVVSLFASSAMFAYLKPHSISSPALNLLVAVLYAVVPPTANPLIYSMRNQELQEALKRLIRCLLLQQE, from the coding sequence ATGTCCAACCACAGCTCCATCActgagttcctcctcctggcatttgcagataggcgggagctgcagctcttgcacttctggctcttcctggccatctacctggctgccctcctgggaaacggcctcatcatcggTGCTGTAGCCTgcgaccaccgcctccacacccccatgtacttcttcctcctcaacctctccctcctcgacctgggctccatctctaccactgtccccaaatccatggccaattccctcaggGAcaccagggttatttcatacTATAGATGCGCTGCCCAGGTCTTTTGGtttctcttctttgtttcttCAGAATATTATCTTCTGACtgtcatggcctatgaccgctatgttgccatctgcaaacccctgcactatggGACCCTCGTGGACACCAGAGCTTGTGCTaaaatggcagcagctgcctgcggTGGTGGTTTCCTCAATGCAGTGCTGCACACTGGGAACACATTTTCAATTCCATTCTGCCAAGACAATGCTGTGGACCAGTTCTACTGTGAAATCCCCCAGCTCCTCAGGCTCTCCTGCTCGCACTCCTACGTCAGGAAAGCTGGGTTTACTGTGGTTAGTCTTTCTGTAGCTTGTGGGTGTTTTCTGTTCCTTGtcctgtcctatgtgcagatcttcagggccgtgctgaggatcccctctgagcagggacgccacaaagccttttccacgtgcctccctcacctggctgtggtctccctgtttgcTAGCTCTgccatgtttgcctacctgaagccccacTCCATCTCGTCCCCGGCTCTGAAtctgctggtggctgtgctgTACGCAGTGGTGCCTCCCACAgcgaaccccctcatctacagcatgaggaaccaggagctccaAGAGGCACTAAAGAGACTGATCCGCTGTCTGCTGTTGCAGCAGGAATAA
- the LOC141476508 gene encoding uncharacterized protein, translating to MVDGSIHEQASQISVYNTILNTTIKGQQRVLFNPSWSLKRVELLIQINIPTIKPACSSFWSTSCAGWLAWLHGRTLRSPRRSKRGATGVIGTGLGDLNSKDTEVLANKPSTITNDLNKLEHPMRSSLLALRTNQWLLSDVLPQWERINKRDHQLIVDTLDAAQTNVSVALSCIQAQLWMQSTVAAIIQEGAEGTLPTEIRKIIWDNAGEFGRKFQSWWHLVNFTYDSINSKATAFVLTIHDASVYTIYPIIALGLNHNGTIVYPLEHRVWAQWNGNKRQTIDVNVSVVREQQRFICESNTIKAQDICLDTEQNVCHFEIHLKENPETVLLLKLLQHDDLCQLLKRI from the exons ATGGTCGATGGGTCTATCCATGAGCAAGCATCTCAGATTTCAGTGTACAACACAATATTGAACACAACAATCAAAG GCCAACAACGAGTGTTATTCAATCCATCATGGTCTCTTAAACGAGTAGAATTACTAATACAAATTAACATCCCTACCATCAAACCAGCCTGTTCATCATTCTGGAGTACATCCTGTGCAGGATGGTTAGCATGGTTACATGGACGAACACTCAGGTCTCCAAGACGATCAAAGAGGGGTGCGACCGGTGTCATAGGGACAGGACTAGGAGACTTAAATAGTAAAGACACTGAAGTACTTGCAAATAAACCGAGCACAATAACAAATGATTTAAACAAATTGGAACACCCAATGCGATCTTCTCTGTTAGCACTGAGAACTAACCAATGGCTCTTATCTGATGTATTGcctcagtgggaaagaattaataagaGGGATCACCAATTGATTGTGgacacacttgatgcagcccaaaccaatgtttctgtagctcttagttgtatccaagctcAGCTGTGGATGCAATCCACGGTAGCAGCAATTATACAGGAGGGTGCAGAAGGTACCTTACCCACTGAAATTCGAAAGATAATCTGGGACAATGCAGGTGAATTTGGAAGGAAATTCCAATCCTGGTGGCATTTAGTCAATTTTACTTATGACTCCATCAACAGTAAAGCTACAGCTTTTGTCCTAACAATACATGATGCTTCagtatacaccatatacccaatcattgcacTAGGATTAAATCACAATGGAACTATAGTCTATCCATTAGAACATAGAGTATGGGCCCAATGGAATGGGAACAAACGGCAGACCATTGATGTTAATGTAAGTGTTGTACGGGAACAACAAAGATTTATTTGTGAGAgtaacaccatcaaagcccaagacatttgtcttgatactgaacagaatgtttgtcattttgaaatacatctcaaagaaaaccctgaaactgTACTTCTACTGAAACTTCTACAACACGATGACCTGTGTCAGCTGCTAAAACGGATCTGA